TTCGACATTGGAGGCCGCTGCAAGACCGCCGATCTTCAGATGTTTTAATTATTTCCTTTCGTACTTTCCAATCAATTCCCCATATGCCAATATATGGCCTTTGATCGCCTTTTCCACGGCAGACTTATGAGCCCCACTTTTAAGGTTGAGGGAAGGTATATCAAGGGCGTATACTTTGAAGTAGTACCGATGTGGTCCATGCCCCTTTGGAGGACAGGGACCGCCATACCCCAGCCGACCAAAGTCATTTACGCCAGCAACTCCTGGAGATTCGCCCTCTTCTATACCCTTTTTTTGGGGCTCTATATTGAAGAAAATTGCATGAGTAAAAGTTCCGCTAGGCGCATCCGGATCATCT
The window above is part of the Acetomicrobium thermoterrenum DSM 13490 genome. Proteins encoded here:
- a CDS encoding YbhB/YbcL family Raf kinase inhibitor-like protein, yielding MQIRVTSPAFNNDEFIPSKYTCEGKDIMPPLTWEGVPENTLSLVLIVDDPDAPSGTFTHAIFFNIEPQKKGIEEGESPGVAGVNDFGRLGYGGPCPPKGHGPHRYYFKVYALDIPSLNLKSGAHKSAVEKAIKGHILAYGELIGKYERK